One segment of bacterium DNA contains the following:
- a CDS encoding DUF2019 domain-containing protein: protein MVEDDVSKLVDEFAEAIIKQNQAIHSGTTKEVKHYGNKIGPTARKLLQKGEEAKRQFATLFSHPDREVRANAAFYLINSMPEEALAVYKELAQGDDLVALGAQMRVKEWEERQT, encoded by the coding sequence ATGGTTGAGGATGATGTATCAAAATTAGTTGATGAATTTGCTGAAGCGATTATCAAGCAAAATCAAGCGATACACTCTGGAACAACAAAGGAAGTTAAACATTATGGCAATAAAATAGGTCCGACTGCGCGGAAGCTGCTACAAAAAGGGGAAGAGGCAAAACGACAGTTTGCTACTTTATTTAGTCATCCGGATCGAGAAGTTAGAGCAAACGCTGCTTTTTATCTCATAAACTCAATGCCTGAAGAAGCATTAGCAGTTTACAAGGAATTGGCACAGGGTGACGATCTTGTAGCACTAGGTGCACAGATGCGTGTCAAAGAATGGGAAGAACGCCAAACATAG